A window of the Hypomesus transpacificus isolate Combined female chromosome 10, fHypTra1, whole genome shotgun sequence genome harbors these coding sequences:
- the LOC124472228 gene encoding E3 ubiquitin-protein ligase HECTD3-like has protein sequence MSPGDNPHVLLGRIRFLNKCIECFRKNELVPECLCYVPKEVCYKICKDSSSNSTASSSSSASNSAGKTLVSVWESPHQTPQSKKLCKYNIEPKKGTCIRTTGEEYCNSQGLWVKINKEQLEEHHVGQELEEGWILVCKHTEGGDRLVPVESPETVNRHQQLFGYDHKPCDRWEQVVDIEGSLHLGSKPKIADCDEAAVQKLRHVPPTWTFECDEDLVHYFYDHIGKEDENLGSVKQCVTSIDVSSCSEDPSGGASCLTDGDTDTYWESDGMQGQHWIRLHMKRGTVVNKLILTVDSTDDNYMPKRVTVFGGEGDNLRKLNDVTIDDNLIGEVCVLEDMTSHLPVIEVRIEECRDEGIDVRIRGLKIKSSCERDLGLSADVFQSPNLVRYPRLEGTPADVLYRRALIIQRFISLLDSLLPHLVPAWDYSLGTFNQIKNIKQYLLLSKRRSALITQCLKDSETSKPNFMPRLYINRRLAMEHRDNPSLDPSCKNAVFTQVYEGLKPSDKFEKTLDYRWPARYDQWWECKFIAEGIIDQGGGFRDSLADMSEELCPSSAECPMPLPFFTRTSNQGTGEARDYYVPNPSCKEFQKYEWIGQLMGAALRGKDFLVLALPGLVWKQLTGEAVSWSKDFPAVDSVLVKLLEAMENMDQETFEFKFGQELVYTTLLSDGQLVDLIPGGSSVVVRYEDRREFIRLVQKSRLEECKPQIAAMHAGLVKVVPQAVLDLLTWQEVEKKVCGDPEITVEALKRLTRYEDLEQTDVRVQYLWEALMNFTNEDRSRFLRFVTGRSRLPAPIYIFPEKQGSETTDALPQSSTCSSTLYLPNYPSAKICEEKLRYAAYNCVAIDTDMSPWEE, from the exons ATGTCACCTGGCGACAACCCTCATGTTTTACTAGGAAGAATTCGCTTCCTAAACAAGTGCATTGAATGTTTTAGGAAGAATGAATTGGTGCCAGAATGTCTGTGTTATGTCCCAAAGGAGGTTTGCTATAAAATCTGCAAAGATTCATCATCAAACTCAACTGCCTCGTCTAGCTCTTCCGCCAGCAACTCTGCAGGAAAGACCCTCGTGTCAGTTTGGGAAAGCCCCCATCAAACTCCACAGAGTAAGAAGTTATGCAAGTATAACATTGAACCAAAGAAAGGGACATGTATTCGGACTACTGGGGAAGAATACTGCAACAGTCAAGGACTATGGGTCAAAATAAACAAG gagcagctggaggagcaCCATGTAGgacaggagctggaggagggctggatccTGGTGTGTAAGCACACAGAAGGAGGGGACAGACTGGTGCCTGTAGAATCCCCCGAAACTGTCAACAGGCACCAGCAGCTCTTTGGCTACGATCACAAACCTtgcgacag gtGGGAGCAGGTGGTGGACATAGAGGGCTCCCTACATCTAGGCTCTAAGCCTAAGATCGCTGATTGTGATGAAGCTGCTGTCCAGAAGCTCAG ACACGTGCCGCCCACCTGGACATTTGAATGTGACGAGGACCTGGTGCACTACTTCTATGACCATATAGGCAAGGAGGATGAGAACCTGGGGAGTGTGAAACAGTGTGTCACCAGCATTGACGTGTCATCTTGTTCC gaggACCCCAGTGGGGGTGCAAGCTGTCTTACTGACGGAGACACAGACACTTACTGGGAGAGTGACGGCATGCAGGGCCAACACTGGATCCGCCTGCACATGAAGAGAGGCACTGTAGTCAA TAAGCTGATCTTGACCGTGGATTCGACAGATGACAACTACATGCCCAAGAGAGTCACCGTATTTGGGGGCGAGGGGGACAACCTGAGGAAGCTGAACGATGTCACTATAGATGA CAATCTGATTGGAGAAGTATGTGTCCTGGAAGACATGACATCCCACCTTCCTGTCATTGAAGTTCGAATTGAGGAGTGTAGGG ACGAGGGCATCGATGTGCGGATCCGAGGTCTGAAGATCAAGTCATCCTGTGAGAGAGACCTGGGCCTCAGTGCTGATGTGTTCCAGTCCCCAAACCTGGTGCGCTACCCTCGCCTGGAGGGGACCCCAGCTGACGTGCTTTACCGCAGGGCTTTAATCATCCAGAG ATTCATCTCTCTCCTGGACAGTCTACTGCCCCACCTGGTCCCGGCCTGGGACTACAGTCTGGGAACCTTCAACCAGATCAAA AATATAAAGCAGTACCTGCTGCTGTCCAAGCGCCGCTCTGCCCTCATCACCCAGTGCCTGAAGGACTCTGAGACCAGTAAGCCCAACTTCATGCCCCGCCTCTACATCAACCGCCGACTGGCTATGGAACACAGAGACAACCCCTCTCTGGACCCCAGCTGCAAGAACGCCGTCTTTACACAG GTGTATGAAGGACTTAAACCGTCCGACAAGTTTGAGAAAACCTTGGACTACAG ATGGCCAGCACGATATGACCAGTGGTGGGAGTGCAAATTCATCGCAGAGGGAATCATTGATCAAG GTGGTGGATTCCGGGACAGTCTGGCAGATATGTCAGAGGAGCTGTGCCCCAGCTCTGCAGAGTGTCCCATGCCCCTGCCTTTCTTCACCCGCACGTCCAACCAG GGTACTGGCGAAGCTAGGGACTACTATGTACCCAACCCGTCCTGTAAAGAGTTCCAGAAGTATGAATGGATCGGCCAGCTCATGGGAGCGGCTCTCAGAGGAAAGGACTTCCTG GTTCTGGCTCTACCTGGCCTGGTTTGGAAGCAGCTCACTGGAGAGGCAGTCAGCTGGAGCAAAGACTTCCCTGCTGTAGACTCTGTGTTG gtgaagCTGCTGGAGGCCATGGAGAACATGGACCAGGAGACGTTTGAGTTCAAGTTTGGTCAGGAGCTGGTCTACACCACTCTGCTGAGCGATGGCCAGCTGGTGGACCTCATCCCTGGAGGCAGCAGTGTGGTGGTCCGCTACGAGGACCGCCGGGAGTTCATCCGTCTAGTGCAGAAATCCCGTCTCGAGGAGTGCAAACCGCAG ATAGCAGCGATGCATGCGGGGCTGGTGAAGGTGGTGCCCCAGGCTGTCCTGGACCTGCTCACCTggcaggaggtggagaagaaagTGTGTGGAGATCCTGAGATCACGGTGGAGGCCCTCAAACGACTTA CTCGTTATGAGGACTTAGAACAGACTGATGTTCGAGTGCAGTACCTGTGGGAAGCCCTGATGAACTTCACCAACG AGGATCGTAGCAGGTTTTTGAGGTTTGTGACAGGGAGAAGCCGTCTCCCAGCACCTATCTACATCTTTCCAGAGAAACAAGG CTCTGAAACCACAGATGCACTACCACAATCCTCCACATGTTCAAGTACTCTATATTTACCAAACTATCCTAG TGCAAAGATCTGTGAGGAGAAGTTGCGCTATGCTGCCTACAACTGTGTGGCCATTGACACTGACATGAGCCCCTGGGAGGAGTGA
- the LOC124472256 gene encoding bestrophin-4-like, with amino-acid sequence MTVSYTLEVANAKFAGFTKLLFRWKGSIYKLLFKEFLVFCVMYSFFSIFYRFLLSPKQQELFELIAIYCDQYANLIPMSFVLGFYVTLAFNRWWGQYTSFPLPDNLMMVVSGNVHGADERGRLLRRTLMRYANLSSVLILRSISTRVRRRFPSLEHVVDAGFMTYQEHQKIEGLYSDFNKYWMPLTWFTNLASIAREEGRVRDDIALRLLMDELNNYRAKCSLLFHYDWISIPLVYTQVVTLAVYSYFGFCLIGRQFLNPEKDYKGHKLDLYVPVFTLLQFFFYAGWLKVGELIINPFGEDDDDFETNQLIDRNIQVSMLAVDDMHQNLPPTEKDKFWKERYFSIPYTTSTAAETLKPVFKGSTYDMRISDEDQSVDSLVLGQHFRGSVGDVCGTNTKWSQSVHLVPLHRGSLTSDEHTIGDECNRKEVSKLVDGDKPTNQKIQGVERV; translated from the exons ATGACGGTTTCCTACACCCTTGAAGTTGCCAACGCTAAGTTTGCTGGCTTCACCAAGTTGCTCTTTAGGTGGAAGGGGAGCATTTACAAGTTGTTGTTTAAGGAATTCCTTGTCTTTTGTGTGATGTACTCCTTCTTCAGTATATTTTACAG GTTTTTGCTGTCACCAAAGCAACAGGAGTTGTTTGAACTCATAGCCATTTACTGTGATCAGTATGCCAACCTTATACCTATGTCTTTCGTCTTAG GATTCTACGTCACTTTGGCCTTCAATCGTTGGTGGGGTCAGTACACAAGCTTCCCACTGCCTGACAACTTGATGATGGTGGTCTCTGGGAATGTCCACGGGGCAGATGAAAGGGGACGTTTGCTGCGACGAACACTCATGAGATACGCCAACCTTTCCTCAGTTCTGATATTGCGTTCCATAAGCACTCGAGTGCGTAGGCGTTTCCCATCATTGGAACATGTTGTGGATGCCG GGTTCATGACGTATCAAGAGCACCAAAAAATCGAGGGTTTGTACTCAGACTTCAACAAGTATTGGATGCCGCTCACATGGTTCACAAATCTAGCCTCCATAGCAAGAGAGGAGGGTCGTGTGAGGGATGACATTGCTTTGAGGCTACTCATGGAT GAGCTCAACAACTACAGGGCAAAGTGCAGCCTGCTGTTCCACTATGACTGGATAAGCATCCCTCTGGTCTACACTCAG GTAGTCACTCTTGCCGTTTACTCTTACTTTGGCTTCTGCCTGATCGGGCGGCAATTTTTGAATCCAGAGAAGGACTACAAAGGCCATAAACTGGATTTGTACGTTCCAGTTTTCACTCTGCTCCAGTTCTTCTTCTATGCTGGCTGGCTCAAG GTGGGAGAGCTTATTATCAACCCATTTGGAGAAGATGATGACGACTTTGAGACCAACCAACTTATAGACCGAAATATTCAG GTGTCCATGCTGGCTGTGGATGACATGCACCAGAACTTGCCTCCTACTGAGAAGGACAAGTTCTGGAAAGAGAGATACTTTTCCATCCCTTACACCACATCTACAGCAGCTGAGACCCTCAAACCAGTATTCAAGGGCTCGACATATGACATGAG GATAAGTGATGAGGACCAATCAGTGGATTCCCTTGTTTTAGGCCAACATTTTAGAGGGTCAGTTGGTGATGTCTGTGGGACCAATACCAAATGGAGCCAGAGTGTGCATTTAGTCCCACTCCACAGGGGAAGCCTGACCTCAGATGAGCACACCATTGGGGATGAGTGTAATAGAAAGGAAGTCAGCAAACTTGTTGATGGAGACAAACCCACCAATCAGAAAATACAAGGAGTGGAGAGAGTTTAA
- the si:ch211-106k21.5 gene encoding SLIT and NTRK-like protein 3, producing MAIKGFVCQWSLLLLSIWPTRDQLVEGCACPGATILAQFPPELPSESCCLNYSGSSFNHVLWPTLSNGTNLQMLDLSHCNISRIEVGTSWAASPLMVVYLRHNRLTVLPGNFLATQPSLRVLDLGMNLLGELPEGFFQGSEELQDLDLQGNRLHSLPTSALQRSSLLKLNLADNPWDCSCSLVEILKAGGQGNSSSLVGNVTCASPNSLVGESVWSVRGSDVCRPPGLTALFILLPLLILLALVLCWCCGRTKKRKETLTFGSSKNKASHPDCNGHRQHRSKHPGRQAAKLEEGGGREDILKNQLLLRPSSTLLGSTRDIYEEVEIKLGSVDSLPRAPSHCSSSTEGGPGRQGAGEGLEVGGKKELDAVSVTEVMKDSADREKAYLTQSTEYYSLVPGIDLEDSDHGEYESVDLS from the exons ATGGCAATAAAAG GATTTGTCTGCCAATGGAGTCTCTTGTTATTGTCCATTTGGCCTACAAGAGACCAACTTGTGGAGGGATGTGCATGCCCTGGAGCCACCATTCTGGCCCAGTTTCCACCAGAGTTGCCCTCTGAGTCTTGCTGTCTGAACTACTCTGGCTCCTCTTTCAACCATGTCCTTTGGCCCACACTCAGCAATGGGACCAATTTACAGATGCTGGATCTGTCCCACTGTAACATCAGCCGTATTGAGGTGGGCACTAGCTGGGCTGCATCACCTCTGATGGTGGTCTACCTGAGACATAACAGACTAACCGTGCTGCCAGGAAACTTCCTGGCCACTCAGCCCAGTCTCAGGGTGTTGGATCTGGGCATGAACCTTTTAGGGGAGTTGCCTGAAGGCTTCTTCCAGGGCTCTGAGGAGCTCCAGGATCTGGATCTACAGGGGAACCGCCTGCattctctccccacctctgcACTACAGCGGTCCAGTCTGCTGAAGCTGAATCTGGCTGACAACCCGTGGGACTGCTCCTGTTCCCTGGTGGAGATCCTGAAGGCTGGAGGGCAGGGGAACAGCAGCAGCCTCGTGGGTAACGTGACCTGTGCCTCTCCCAACAGCCTGGtaggtgagagtgtgtggtcAGTCAGGGGGAGTGATGTGTGCCGTCCCCCAGGCCTAACtgccctcttcatcctcctccccctcctcatcctcctggcCCTGGTGCTCTGTTGGTGCTGCGGGAGGACGAAAAAGAGGAAGGAGACCCTCACATTTGGCTCCTCCAAGAACAAGGCCTCTCACCCAGACTGCAATGGGCACAGGCAGCATCGATCCAAACACCCGGGCAGACAGGCGGCCAAGTTGGAGGAGGGTGGCGGAAGGGAAGATATCCTGAAAAACCAGCTACTGCTacgcccctcctccaccctactTGGCAGCACCAGAGATATCTACGAGGAAGTGGAGATCAAGTTGGGCTCTGTGGACTCTCTGCCTCGAGCCCCCTCCCACTGTTCATCTTCCACAGAGGGGGGCCCTGGGAGGCAGGGGGCCGGAGAAGGACTGGAGGTGGGGGGCAAGAAAGAACTGGATGCAGTGAGTGTGACGGAGGTGATGAAGGATTCTGCAGATAGGGAGAAAGCTTACTTGACCCAGTCCACAGAGTACTACAGCTTAGTGCCCGGCATCGACCTGGAAGACTCAGACCATGGAGAGTATGAGAGTGTGGACCTCTCGTGA